In one window of Thermus oshimai DSM 12092 DNA:
- a CDS encoding helix-turn-helix domain-containing protein, with product MTVADHLTFQELKERVKKEKDPVARLRFLAVYHAKRGLGAREIAELTGHTPRWVHATVKRYNEGGPGALADFRHRNPGA from the coding sequence ATGACGGTTGCTGACCACCTCACCTTCCAGGAGCTCAAGGAGAGGGTGAAGAAGGAGAAGGACCCGGTGGCCCGCCTGCGGTTTCTGGCGGTCTACCACGCCAAGCGGGGCCTGGGAGCCCGGGAGATCGCCGAGCTCACCGGCCACACCCCTCGCTGGGTCCACGCCACCGTCAAACGGTATAACGAGGGGGGACCGGGGGCTCTGGCCGATTTCCGCCACAGGAACCCCGGGGCCAA